A window of Thermoleophilia bacterium contains these coding sequences:
- the prfA gene encoding peptide chain release factor 1, whose translation MIDRLAAEIEEKYEALTKQLADPEILRDPARYAEISKAHADLEEAYRLAVAYRETRSVLDEAEAMLEEGGLDPEMEEFLAEEKKTAREKLERLEEELRLAALEKDPDDQKNAIVEVRAGAGGDEAALFAAEVQRMLMRYAERLRLKTEILSVTEADLGGVKEAIFAVKGKNAYGIFKYESGVHRVQRVPVTESAGRIHTSTVTVAVLPEVEEIEVHIDPDDVRVDVFRSTGPGGQSVNTTDSAVRLTHLPTGLVVTCQDEKSQLQNKERAFRILRARLYDMARAEQQAKLAAQRRSQVGTGDRAQKIRTYNFPQGRVTDHRVGLTSYRLESVLEGELEEFTEALQARDRAERLAAATF comes from the coding sequence ATGATTGATCGTTTAGCAGCAGAAATAGAAGAGAAATACGAGGCGCTTACCAAACAGCTCGCGGACCCCGAAATCCTCCGCGATCCGGCCCGATATGCCGAGATTTCCAAAGCACATGCGGATCTCGAAGAGGCGTACCGGCTTGCTGTCGCCTACCGCGAGACGCGCAGTGTCCTTGATGAGGCTGAGGCTATGTTGGAAGAAGGTGGCCTTGATCCCGAGATGGAGGAGTTTCTGGCTGAGGAAAAGAAAACCGCTCGGGAAAAACTGGAGCGTCTGGAGGAAGAGCTTCGCCTGGCGGCTTTGGAAAAAGACCCCGATGACCAGAAGAACGCGATTGTAGAGGTCCGGGCGGGGGCAGGCGGGGACGAGGCGGCGCTGTTTGCTGCTGAGGTACAGCGGATGCTCATGCGCTATGCAGAACGTTTGCGTCTTAAGACCGAGATTCTCTCGGTCACAGAAGCCGATCTCGGGGGTGTCAAGGAAGCTATTTTTGCGGTTAAGGGCAAGAACGCCTACGGCATCTTTAAGTACGAATCGGGAGTACACCGAGTGCAGCGCGTGCCGGTGACTGAGTCGGCGGGGCGAATTCATACCTCTACGGTGACGGTGGCTGTCCTTCCGGAAGTAGAAGAAATTGAGGTGCACATCGATCCGGACGACGTGAGGGTGGACGTATTTCGCTCAACGGGGCCAGGAGGCCAGTCGGTCAATACCACTGATTCTGCAGTGCGGCTCACCCATCTTCCCACCGGCCTGGTAGTTACTTGTCAGGATGAAAAGTCTCAGCTCCAGAATAAGGAACGGGCGTTTCGTATCTTGCGAGCCCGTCTTTACGACATGGCCCGTGCTGAACAACAAGCCAAGCTTGCTGCTCAGCGGCGAAGCCAAGTGGGGACCGGTGATAGAGCGCAAAAAATTCGCACTTACAACTTTCCCCAGGGGCGCGTGACCGACCATCGGGTGGGGCTAACTTCTTACCGGCTTGAATCCGTGCTCGAGGGCGAGCTGGAGGAATTTACCGAAGCGCTCCAGGCGCGCGATCGAGCGGAGCGATTAGCGGCTGCCACCTTCTAG
- the rpiB gene encoding ribose 5-phosphate isomerase B: MRYAFGCDHAGYALRDVLLEELRAAGHEVLDMGTDQPLPTDYPDYANKVAQAVSSGQVDRGVLVCGTGVGMAMAANKHPGVRAAAAYDCFTARMSRRHNDANVLCLGARVVGPGLAVEILRTWMSEEFEGGRHVARLAKILGGYANGTTKEERGGR, translated from the coding sequence ATGCGCTACGCTTTCGGCTGCGATCATGCCGGATATGCCCTAAGAGACGTCCTGTTGGAGGAACTCCGGGCTGCGGGGCACGAAGTGCTGGATATGGGCACCGACCAGCCGCTGCCCACTGATTACCCGGATTACGCGAATAAGGTAGCCCAGGCGGTGAGCTCGGGGCAAGTCGACCGGGGAGTGCTGGTCTGTGGGACCGGGGTCGGCATGGCAATGGCGGCAAACAAGCACCCTGGCGTGCGAGCGGCCGCAGCTTACGACTGTTTCACTGCCCGCATGTCTCGGCGGCACAACGATGCCAATGTGCTCTGTTTGGGAGCGCGGGTGGTCGGACCGGGCCTGGCGGTCGAAATCCTGCGTACCTGGATGAGCGAGGAGTTCGAAGGAGGCCGTCACGTCGCTCGGCTTGCGAAAATACTTGGCGGTTATGCCAACGGAACTACGAAAGAAGAAAGAGGAGGCCGCTAA
- the prmC gene encoding peptide chain release factor N(5)-glutamine methyltransferase — protein sequence MANRPSGPHTIGSILESAALYLREKGSSSPRLDAELLLAKVLGTDRVRLYIEFDRPLEPDEVAQFRELVRRRAAHEPVAYILGQAHFRRLTLAVSRDVLIPRPETEELVEVALEVLRRRPVRVEENPLEPVVADVGTGSGAIALSLASEAGIPVFATDISPSALEIAKYNAGKLGLDSLVRFIQCDLLAAFGDQTLNLIVSNPPYVARADFPLLSPDIRMYEPSVALDGGPDGLEVIGRLVPEAARVLRPGGVLLMEIDESQARRVTELAYSCGFAFVTVHRDLSQKERIIEAVMPGAPILSLDDLDDRFLKELREALAAGAIIGIPTDTVYGIAARWDSREGVERLFVAKGRSASAPVAVLFCSVEQVIANLPDIDEKAVRVLRALLPGPYTFVVATKTPRPPLVGTEDSLGVRVPDYPAVLGLIDRLGIPLAATSANPSGQADVRRAEEVDRSVLAHCSVALDLPRQGGGFGETESARSDAANVLTSRAVPSTVVDLRPLTEGGAPKILRQGAVPAAVVTELIARALA from the coding sequence GTGGCTAATCGTCCGAGCGGGCCGCATACCATAGGGAGTATTCTTGAGAGCGCCGCTTTGTATCTTCGAGAGAAGGGTTCCTCCTCACCCCGGCTTGATGCCGAACTCCTGCTTGCCAAGGTCCTAGGAACTGACCGTGTGCGTTTGTATATCGAGTTTGATCGGCCGCTAGAGCCGGACGAAGTAGCACAATTTCGTGAACTTGTTCGCCGCCGCGCTGCCCATGAACCGGTCGCGTACATACTGGGCCAGGCGCACTTTCGCCGCCTCACTCTGGCGGTAAGCCGAGACGTCCTGATCCCTCGGCCAGAGACCGAGGAACTTGTCGAGGTAGCTCTTGAGGTTCTTAGGCGTCGTCCTGTTCGAGTCGAGGAGAATCCGCTCGAGCCCGTGGTGGCGGATGTAGGCACAGGTAGCGGCGCTATTGCCCTTAGTCTAGCTAGTGAAGCAGGTATACCGGTGTTTGCGACCGACATCAGTCCGAGCGCCCTCGAAATAGCCAAGTACAATGCTGGCAAATTGGGTCTTGATTCGTTAGTTAGGTTTATCCAGTGCGATCTCCTCGCTGCTTTCGGCGACCAGACTCTTAACTTGATAGTGAGCAATCCGCCGTATGTGGCTAGAGCAGATTTCCCCTTGCTTTCTCCAGATATACGCATGTATGAGCCTTCTGTCGCGCTTGATGGGGGTCCCGATGGTCTGGAAGTGATCGGGCGCTTGGTGCCCGAGGCGGCACGAGTCTTAAGGCCGGGCGGCGTGTTGCTTATGGAAATAGACGAGTCACAAGCGCGGAGGGTCACCGAGCTCGCTTACTCCTGTGGTTTTGCGTTTGTGACAGTTCATAGGGATCTCTCCCAAAAGGAACGCATAATCGAGGCGGTGATGCCGGGAGCGCCCATTCTTTCGCTGGATGACTTAGACGACCGTTTTCTTAAGGAGCTGAGGGAAGCTCTGGCAGCCGGAGCCATCATTGGAATCCCCACAGATACAGTTTATGGCATCGCTGCTCGCTGGGACTCAAGGGAAGGCGTGGAGCGGCTTTTTGTGGCCAAAGGACGATCGGCTTCGGCACCTGTGGCTGTGCTTTTCTGTTCGGTAGAACAAGTGATTGCCAATCTCCCCGATATAGATGAGAAGGCAGTTCGAGTGTTGCGGGCCCTCCTTCCCGGACCATACACCTTTGTTGTGGCTACAAAGACACCTCGGCCTCCTCTGGTTGGAACTGAGGACTCGCTGGGGGTGCGAGTACCCGACTACCCTGCTGTTCTTGGCTTGATCGACAGATTGGGGATCCCGCTTGCTGCGACGTCTGCTAATCCAAGTGGTCAGGCTGATGTGAGGAGAGCGGAGGAGGTTGATCGCTCGGTTCTTGCCCATTGCTCGGTCGCGTTGGATTTGCCAAGGCAGGGGGGCGGTTTTGGAGAAACAGAGAGTGCTCGCTCTGATGCAGCTAATGTCCTGACGAGCAGGGCTGTGCCCTCCACCGTAGTCGACTTGCGTCCGCTGACCGAGGGCGGGGCCCCTAAGATTCTGCGTCAAGGGGCTGTTCCCGCCGCCGTCGTGACCGAGCTGATAGCTCGAGCACTTGCTTAG
- a CDS encoding NAD(P)H-hydrate dehydratase: MSNLSLDFLTLRTLAECPSVFTPEQVRELDRVTIEEVGIPGLVLMERAALGVSLLVRSRYRDRHTLIVCGRGNNGGDGLAAARQLHLVGQPVACVVAANSVNELSPDAASNYLAAEKVGVNLRMGQVPDYLWDESEVILDCLLGTGSKGQPRGLMAEWAARINMARAKGTQVVAVDVPSGVDAGTGAVAPGAVAADVTITFHSAKSGLVCPPGSEAAGEILVWDIGIPRSAEPDPDLVVVTAQDVCVPARRVDDHKYRAGYLVVIAGSAAYPGAAWLAAEAAYRAGAGYVRLAMNTEAAQAVRGRLVETVLYDLGPGDHLHEAGPVLALLSDSRVGALVIGPGLGRNPDTLEAVRTVVMESKRPMVLDADGLFAFAGRVSELRGCTGLVLTPHAGELSNLLGVSLSEVSSSALVAARRAAEITGQVVLLKGSSTVVASPAGRTAVVVQGPPQLASAGTGDVLAGVIGALLAKGIEPFEAACAGAWIHAEAGKEGARKYPQGLPAGRLLDFVQQVAASRTGETRKPSWAEPEQ; encoded by the coding sequence ATGAGCAACCTTTCTCTCGACTTCTTGACCCTTCGCACGTTAGCGGAGTGTCCTTCGGTTTTTACCCCGGAACAGGTACGGGAGCTTGACCGGGTAACAATCGAGGAAGTAGGCATTCCGGGGCTGGTCCTGATGGAGCGCGCGGCCCTGGGTGTGAGCCTGCTGGTGAGGTCCAGATACCGCGACCGCCACACCTTGATTGTCTGCGGCCGGGGCAACAACGGTGGCGATGGGCTCGCTGCAGCTCGTCAGCTTCACCTGGTGGGTCAGCCGGTGGCTTGTGTGGTGGCGGCAAACTCTGTGAATGAGCTCAGTCCGGACGCGGCGAGCAATTACTTAGCCGCCGAGAAAGTGGGAGTCAACTTGCGTATGGGGCAAGTGCCTGACTACCTCTGGGACGAAAGCGAGGTGATTCTGGATTGTCTTTTAGGCACCGGCAGCAAAGGCCAACCAAGGGGTTTGATGGCCGAGTGGGCCGCGCGCATAAATATGGCGCGGGCGAAAGGGACCCAGGTAGTGGCGGTTGACGTGCCCTCGGGTGTGGATGCTGGTACCGGGGCAGTAGCGCCAGGAGCGGTGGCGGCCGACGTCACGATCACTTTTCATTCGGCCAAGAGCGGTCTTGTGTGTCCCCCAGGCTCGGAGGCCGCCGGTGAGATCCTTGTCTGGGATATTGGGATCCCGCGCAGCGCTGAGCCGGACCCGGACTTGGTTGTGGTGACTGCCCAAGACGTATGCGTGCCTGCACGGCGGGTGGATGATCACAAGTATCGGGCAGGCTATTTGGTTGTTATAGCTGGTTCGGCTGCTTATCCAGGGGCTGCTTGGCTTGCCGCCGAAGCCGCTTATCGAGCAGGCGCTGGGTACGTTCGCCTGGCGATGAACACCGAAGCTGCTCAGGCTGTTCGGGGTCGTCTGGTAGAGACTGTGCTTTATGACCTGGGTCCCGGGGATCATTTGCACGAGGCAGGTCCAGTGCTTGCGCTGCTGTCCGATTCTCGAGTCGGAGCGCTGGTGATTGGTCCGGGGCTGGGGCGAAACCCGGATACGCTTGAGGCCGTACGCACGGTAGTTATGGAAAGCAAGCGGCCGATGGTACTTGACGCTGATGGCCTTTTTGCTTTTGCCGGCAGAGTGTCTGAACTTAGGGGATGCACGGGTCTCGTGCTTACTCCTCACGCCGGCGAATTAAGCAACCTTCTAGGTGTTTCGCTGAGCGAAGTCTCTTCTTCGGCTCTTGTTGCGGCAAGGCGGGCGGCGGAGATTACTGGCCAGGTTGTCCTTCTGAAAGGCTCCTCGACGGTTGTTGCCTCTCCAGCTGGCAGAACTGCGGTTGTGGTGCAGGGTCCGCCCCAACTGGCCTCGGCGGGTACAGGCGACGTACTAGCCGGTGTGATTGGCGCTCTGTTGGCCAAAGGTATCGAGCCGTTTGAGGCGGCGTGCGCCGGAGCTTGGATTCACGCAGAGGCAGGCAAGGAGGGGGCCAGGAAATATCCTCAGGGTCTGCCGGCTGGAAGGCTGCTAGATTTTGTCCAACAGGTGGCAGCTTCGCGGACGGGGGAGACAAGAAAGCCCTCCTGGGCTGAACCTGAGCAATAG
- the atpE gene encoding ATP synthase F0 subunit C produces MDAQTAAHLAAGIGMGLATLGPGIGIGLLTGRTSEAIARQPEASGDIRTAFIIGLALAEALALYAFVIAIILLFVV; encoded by the coding sequence ATGGATGCACAAACTGCCGCCCACCTCGCTGCCGGTATCGGAATGGGGTTGGCGACGCTAGGCCCTGGGATCGGCATTGGGCTTCTTACCGGTAGAACATCGGAAGCCATAGCAAGACAGCCGGAAGCTTCGGGCGATATTCGGACAGCTTTTATCATTGGTCTGGCATTGGCCGAAGCACTTGCGCTCTATGCCTTCGTTATTGCCATCATCCTGCTATTTGTGGTTTAG
- a CDS encoding DUF1385 domain-containing protein, whose translation MRRPRGDIARVSFPLEPLGSRHRWMRLPVVRGVISLYESLVLGIQALGLAANFALEDPDAGFDPKEESNASPNETSSATAGASSAVAGASSGPAGASSAPTKTGGFGWKELTFTVVLGVGLAVVLFVVIPLLVVKRFEDTFSNPFLFNLVEGVIRIAIFVLYVAGVSLIPDLRRVFQYHGAEHKVIHAYEHCGCADPEKAKSFSTLHPRCGTGFLLLVLVVAVLVFALVGKPSLPWLILSRLVGIPLIIGISYEVGIKWAGKHARGLLARAVLWPGIQLQRLTTREPTMDQLEVAAAALDEVLRLDHSELHTWQEIPADT comes from the coding sequence GTGCGCCGTCCTAGAGGGGATATTGCCCGCGTTTCGTTCCCGCTTGAGCCGCTGGGCAGCCGCCATCGCTGGATGCGGCTTCCTGTAGTCCGCGGCGTCATATCCCTGTACGAGTCTCTGGTTCTGGGCATCCAGGCTCTTGGCTTGGCGGCCAATTTCGCTTTGGAAGATCCAGATGCCGGTTTTGACCCAAAGGAAGAGTCTAATGCCTCTCCCAACGAAACCTCTTCGGCTACAGCGGGGGCCTCTTCAGCTGTAGCGGGGGCCTCTTCGGGTCCGGCAGGGGCCTCGTCGGCTCCGACCAAGACCGGAGGGTTTGGCTGGAAAGAGCTGACTTTTACTGTTGTGCTCGGAGTGGGGCTTGCTGTTGTCTTGTTCGTGGTGATCCCGCTTCTAGTGGTCAAGCGCTTTGAAGATACTTTTTCTAACCCCTTCTTGTTCAATTTAGTGGAAGGTGTGATTCGAATAGCAATCTTTGTGCTGTATGTCGCTGGGGTATCACTCATTCCTGACTTGCGCAGAGTTTTCCAATACCACGGGGCTGAGCACAAGGTGATACACGCTTACGAGCACTGCGGGTGTGCTGATCCCGAGAAGGCTAAGTCCTTTTCCACCCTTCATCCGCGCTGCGGGACCGGGTTTCTCCTTCTTGTCTTGGTCGTGGCCGTGCTGGTGTTTGCGCTCGTAGGCAAGCCAAGTCTGCCCTGGTTGATACTTTCCCGCTTGGTAGGGATTCCTTTGATCATCGGCATTTCGTACGAAGTTGGAATAAAATGGGCTGGTAAGCACGCTCGTGGTCTTCTTGCCCGAGCGGTTCTTTGGCCTGGTATCCAGCTGCAGCGTCTAACCACTCGTGAGCCCACCATGGACCAGCTCGAAGTGGCGGCTGCAGCTCTAGACGAGGTGCTCCGGCTAGACCACAGCGAGTTGCATACTTGGCAAGAGATTCCGGCGGATACGTGA
- the atpF gene encoding F0F1 ATP synthase subunit B, whose product MKIFELDPGLFIWSVITFLILVGLLYKFAFNPLMRLQRARQEEIHQAIHEAERLRDEAQQLLANYKQQLAQAREEAAAIVERARKTGEATKAEILEEARAQAEATLAKAREQIERDTRQALQRIREEVADLTVAATEKVVRAKLSGEDQLRLIQEAINEIDLTKISEN is encoded by the coding sequence ATGAAGATATTTGAGTTAGACCCTGGGCTGTTTATTTGGTCGGTAATTACATTTCTCATCCTGGTCGGATTGTTGTACAAGTTTGCTTTTAACCCGCTTATGCGGTTGCAGCGGGCTCGCCAGGAGGAGATTCATCAGGCCATTCACGAAGCCGAGCGGCTGCGAGACGAGGCGCAACAGCTGCTCGCGAACTACAAGCAGCAGCTAGCGCAGGCGCGTGAAGAAGCAGCAGCTATTGTCGAGCGCGCGCGGAAGACGGGCGAGGCCACAAAAGCTGAAATCTTGGAGGAGGCTCGAGCGCAGGCAGAGGCCACTTTGGCAAAAGCGCGGGAGCAGATTGAGCGCGATACACGGCAGGCTCTTCAGAGAATCCGGGAAGAAGTGGCCGACCTTACCGTTGCTGCCACTGAGAAAGTGGTGCGCGCCAAGCTTTCCGGGGAAGACCAGCTGCGCTTAATCCAAGAAGCTATAAACGAAATTGACTTAACCAAGATCAGCGAGAACTAG
- the atpB gene encoding F0F1 ATP synthase subunit A, translated as MLAAEEATSKVVGALHELNVQTIVSIPKLGPIDLSITNAVVYMWVSAAIVFVFFYVAAKRARKEPDRLQTVAEILLNFATGHLTGQIGEKGKKYYYLILTIFSFILVTNLVGLIPKPAAIKPYTPTANINVTAGMAVVVFLLTQYQGFRRHGVLGYLKSWTTPKGVPKAIGLPLNVIFFPVHLMGEFFKPLSLSVRLFGNTIAGHLIILVMLGLILEFANAIVIVPAALFVVIMTAFEVFVAFIQAYIFSLLSVVYIESAIYAGH; from the coding sequence ATGCTGGCTGCTGAAGAAGCCACAAGCAAAGTTGTAGGTGCACTGCACGAGCTTAATGTGCAGACGATTGTGTCGATCCCGAAGCTGGGACCAATTGACCTTTCCATAACGAATGCGGTTGTCTACATGTGGGTCTCGGCCGCAATCGTTTTTGTTTTCTTCTACGTTGCGGCAAAGCGCGCACGAAAAGAGCCCGACAGACTTCAAACCGTGGCAGAGATTCTTCTTAATTTCGCTACCGGTCATCTCACAGGGCAGATTGGCGAGAAGGGTAAGAAATATTACTACCTAATCCTTACTATCTTCTCGTTCATCCTGGTGACTAACCTCGTTGGTCTTATTCCAAAGCCGGCGGCTATCAAGCCTTATACGCCGACCGCAAACATCAACGTGACGGCCGGCATGGCTGTGGTCGTGTTCTTGCTGACGCAGTATCAGGGGTTTAGACGTCACGGCGTATTGGGCTATTTGAAGAGCTGGACGACCCCGAAGGGGGTTCCCAAGGCTATCGGGCTTCCCTTGAATGTGATCTTCTTTCCTGTCCACCTGATGGGCGAGTTCTTTAAGCCCCTGTCGCTGTCTGTGCGACTTTTTGGCAACACCATAGCAGGGCATTTGATCATCCTTGTTATGCTGGGATTGATCCTTGAGTTTGCGAACGCAATAGTGATTGTTCCCGCGGCGCTGTTCGTGGTCATAATGACTGCTTTTGAGGTCTTTGTGGCCTTTATTCAGGCGTACATCTTCTCTCTACTTTCGGTGGTCTACATTGAATCGGCTATATACGCTGGCCATTAG
- a CDS encoding serine hydroxymethyltransferase: MPLAEIDPVLYRLIRKELSRQRQNVELIASENFTAVSVLEAMGSVLTNKYAEGYPGNRYYGGCEVIDEIETLAIERAKALYGAEHANVQPHSGSGANQAVYMAALEPGDRVLAMSLAHGGHLTHGLAANFSGRSYTFYHYGVDPVTGRIDYDQVRSIAKTCRPKLIVAGASAYPRIIDFAAFREIADEVGAELMVDMAHIAGLVAAGVHPSPIPYAEWVTTTTHKTLTGPRGGACFCRAEKAAALDRAVFPGLQGGPLEHVIAGKAVCFLIASTEEFKETQRRIVENARALAETLLEGGLKLVSGGTDNHLILVDFTGTSMTGARAQELLAQVGITANKNSVPNDSRPPTVTSGLRLGTPAMTTRGFGPEEMREVGRIIVEVLTTEATQTQLEKLRSRTSSLVARFPLYPGLGV; this comes from the coding sequence TTGCCCTTGGCAGAGATTGACCCCGTTCTGTACCGTCTGATCAGAAAAGAGCTTTCCCGGCAGCGGCAAAACGTCGAGCTAATCGCTTCGGAGAACTTTACAGCTGTCTCTGTCCTTGAAGCGATGGGCAGCGTGCTAACGAACAAGTATGCCGAGGGTTACCCGGGCAATAGGTACTACGGCGGATGTGAGGTTATTGACGAAATTGAGACTCTAGCCATTGAGCGGGCCAAGGCGCTTTATGGGGCAGAGCATGCCAATGTTCAGCCGCATTCTGGTTCTGGCGCCAACCAGGCGGTATATATGGCGGCTCTTGAGCCCGGTGACCGTGTCTTGGCCATGAGTCTTGCTCATGGTGGACATCTTACCCATGGGTTGGCGGCCAACTTTTCCGGGAGATCCTACACTTTCTACCACTATGGCGTAGATCCAGTCACCGGGCGTATCGATTATGATCAGGTACGATCCATAGCCAAGACATGCCGGCCCAAACTTATCGTGGCCGGAGCAAGCGCATATCCGCGCATCATTGATTTCGCCGCTTTTCGTGAGATTGCCGATGAGGTGGGCGCTGAGCTGATGGTAGACATGGCGCACATCGCGGGGCTTGTCGCGGCGGGTGTCCATCCGTCTCCCATTCCTTACGCAGAGTGGGTGACCACCACTACGCACAAGACGCTCACCGGTCCTCGAGGTGGCGCCTGCTTTTGTCGGGCCGAGAAGGCGGCGGCTCTTGATAGGGCGGTGTTTCCCGGCTTACAGGGTGGTCCGCTTGAGCATGTCATCGCCGGCAAAGCGGTCTGTTTTCTCATTGCTTCCACTGAAGAGTTCAAGGAAACACAAAGGCGGATTGTGGAGAATGCGCGCGCGCTTGCCGAGACGCTGCTCGAAGGTGGACTCAAGTTGGTGTCGGGCGGAACCGACAACCACTTGATTTTGGTGGACTTTACGGGAACCTCTATGACCGGCGCGCGCGCGCAAGAACTACTTGCGCAGGTCGGCATTACCGCCAATAAGAACAGTGTGCCCAACGACAGCAGACCTCCAACTGTCACTTCCGGTCTTCGCCTTGGCACTCCTGCCATGACCACTCGCGGGTTTGGCCCCGAGGAAATGCGGGAGGTAGGTCGCATCATAGTAGAAGTGTTGACCACTGAAGCGACTCAGACTCAGCTTGAGAAGCTACGCAGCCGCACGAGCTCGCTGGTAGCGAGGTTCCCCTTATATCCGGGGCTGGGCGTTTGA
- the rpmE gene encoding 50S ribosomal protein L31 produces the protein MKDGIHPEYVECRVICSCGETFVTRSTKPEIRVEICSACHPFYTGKQKLVDTAGRVERFNKKYRRVQKKK, from the coding sequence TTGAAGGACGGTATTCATCCCGAATACGTGGAGTGCAGGGTTATTTGCTCTTGCGGAGAGACATTTGTAACACGCTCCACCAAGCCTGAAATACGAGTTGAGATTTGCTCTGCCTGTCACCCGTTCTACACGGGCAAGCAGAAGCTTGTGGATACAGCGGGCCGGGTGGAGAGGTTTAATAAGAAGTACCGCAGGGTGCAGAAGAAAAAGTAG
- the thyX gene encoding FAD-dependent thymidylate synthase, translating to MSAQLRVTLLQHTPTPERAVAAAGRLCYAPVSAAALKETMTEEEIARLVRGLVRSGHLSALEHASFTFAVDGISRACSHQLVRHRIASYSQQSQRYVRFGSKDSFVVPPNIASSPEANAVFLEAMEHARQAYERLVEIGLAEGRKGESVYEDARFVLPNAAETKIVVTMNARELRHFFALRCCRRAQWEINRLAWTMRHLVIGVAPLLFENTGPGCLAHSCPEGKMSCGQPYTAEEVASMNLSAFVGDDAVQH from the coding sequence ATGTCCGCCCAGCTTAGAGTTACCTTACTCCAGCACACGCCTACTCCGGAAAGGGCAGTAGCCGCGGCTGGCCGCTTGTGTTACGCGCCCGTGAGCGCTGCTGCTCTAAAGGAGACCATGACTGAGGAGGAGATTGCCAGGCTGGTGCGCGGGCTCGTTCGCTCCGGACATTTGAGTGCTTTGGAGCACGCATCGTTTACTTTCGCTGTCGACGGCATATCTAGGGCCTGCTCGCACCAATTGGTGCGTCACCGCATTGCTTCGTACAGTCAGCAATCGCAGCGATACGTTCGCTTTGGCTCTAAGGACAGTTTCGTGGTTCCCCCCAACATCGCTTCTTCTCCCGAAGCAAATGCAGTTTTTCTGGAAGCGATGGAGCATGCCCGTCAGGCTTATGAACGTCTGGTTGAAATTGGGTTGGCCGAAGGACGCAAGGGCGAGTCTGTGTACGAGGATGCACGCTTTGTTCTTCCCAATGCGGCCGAGACCAAGATAGTTGTCACCATGAATGCCCGCGAACTCAGGCACTTTTTCGCTTTGCGATGCTGCAGAAGAGCGCAGTGGGAAATAAATCGGCTGGCCTGGACTATGCGCCACCTGGTCATAGGCGTGGCTCCGCTTCTTTTTGAGAACACCGGACCTGGCTGCCTTGCGCACTCTTGCCCAGAAGGCAAGATGTCTTGCGGGCAGCCTTACACCGCGGAAGAGGTCGCTAGCATGAACCTTAGCGCGTTCGTGGGCGACGACGCTGTGCAGCACTAG
- a CDS encoding AtpZ/AtpI family protein has translation MTRDPQRDPAQTGGLAFTFVALVLVFAGLGFGADRWLGTEPWLMVLGVFVGAGLGFAYLALILFRGSGKRLGEKTEDRPKTRGSEKRSQ, from the coding sequence ATGACCAGGGATCCCCAGCGTGACCCAGCGCAGACGGGGGGGCTCGCGTTCACGTTTGTTGCTCTGGTGCTGGTCTTTGCTGGTCTGGGTTTTGGGGCGGACCGGTGGCTTGGCACCGAGCCCTGGCTGATGGTATTAGGGGTCTTTGTGGGCGCCGGCCTAGGTTTTGCTTATTTGGCCTTGATACTCTTCCGGGGTTCTGGAAAGAGACTGGGCGAAAAAACCGAGGACCGTCCCAAAACGCGCGGGTCGGAAAAGCGCTCACAATGA
- a CDS encoding cytidine/deoxycytidylate deaminase family protein yields the protein MAAARPSWEEYFMEIAHVVATRSTCLRRQVGAVLVKNRQILATGYNGVPRGIRHCDERGCLRDELGIPSGERQELCRGLHAEQNAIIQAAYHGVAVQGAELYCTLRPCVTCAKMLINAGVRTIYFCGDYPDDLSVELLREARVQLIQMR from the coding sequence ATGGCAGCCGCGCGGCCCAGCTGGGAAGAGTACTTTATGGAAATCGCTCACGTGGTGGCGACGCGCTCCACTTGTCTTCGCCGTCAGGTGGGAGCCGTTCTTGTGAAGAACCGGCAGATTCTCGCTACCGGGTACAACGGTGTACCTCGCGGCATTCGGCACTGCGACGAGCGGGGATGCCTCAGGGACGAGCTCGGAATACCTTCCGGGGAACGACAAGAGCTCTGCCGGGGTCTTCATGCCGAGCAGAACGCCATCATACAAGCAGCCTATCACGGGGTGGCGGTACAAGGGGCCGAGCTCTATTGCACCCTTAGACCCTGCGTGACCTGTGCGAAGATGCTCATAAACGCCGGAGTCCGGACAATCTATTTCTGCGGCGATTACCCGGACGATCTTTCTGTTGAACTGCTTCGCGAGGCGAGAGTACAGCTAATCCAGATGCGGTAG